Within Mycobacterium heckeshornense, the genomic segment GGGCGTATCGGGGTGATCGGCACCCGGGCGACCATCGCCTCGCACAGCTATCAGGACGCGTTTGCCGCGGCTCCAGACACCGAGATCACCGCGGTGGCCTGCCCCCGGTTCGTCGACTTCGTCGAGCGCGGAATCACCAGCGGTCGCCAGGTGCTCGGGCTGGCCGAGGGCTACCTGGAACCGCTACAGCGGGCCGGGGTCGACACCTTGGTGCTCGGCTGCACGCACTATCCGTTGCTGTCCGGGATCATCCAGCTGGCCATGGGGGAGAGCGTCACACTGGTCTCCAGTGCCGAAGAGACCGCCAAGCAACTGGTCCGGGTGCTGACTGAACAGGAGCTACTGCGGCCACATGACGCCCCGCCCGCCACACGGGTATTCGAAGCCACCGGCGACCCCGACGCTTTCACCAAGCTGGCGGCGCGATTTCTGGGTCCGGCGATCACAAGCGTGCAACCGGTGCACCGTCATTCGCCCGCCCACTAGCGCAGTGCGGTGATGCTGATCGCAGGGCAAAGAGGCGATGTTTTCGCCAATCAGGCACCGGGCATGGCACAGTAGTGACCGTGCGAATGACGGTGCTCGGCTGCTCTGGCAGTGTGGTGGGTCCAGATTCGCCGGCATCGGGGTATTTGTTACGGGCGCCGGATACCCCACCGCTGGTTATCGACTTCGGTGGGGGAGTGCTCGGTGCGCTGCAACATCAAACCGATCCCGCTTCGGTGCATGTGCTGCTTTCGCACCTGCATGCCGACCACTGCCTGGATTTACCCGGCCTGTTCGTGTGGCGTCGCTACCACCCGACGCCCCCGGAGGGGAAGGCGTTGATGTACGGGCCAAGCGACACCTGGGCGCGACTCGGTGCGGCGTCCTCACCCTACGGTGGCGAGATCGACGACTTCTCCGACGTCTTCGAGATCCGGCACTGGGTCGACGGTGAGCCGGTGACCGTAGGGGCGTTGACCGTGCTGCCCCGAGTGGTGGCGCACCCGACCGAGTCTTACGGCTTGCGGATCACCGATCCAGGCGGTGCGACATTCGTCTACAGCGGCGACACCGGCTGCTGCGATTCCCTTGTCGAGCTGGCGCGCGATGCCGACGTCTTTTTGTGCGAGGCGTCGTGGACGCATTCGCCGAAGCGACCATGCAACCTGCATATGTCGGGCACCGAGGCCGGGCGGGTGGCGACCGAAGCCGGTGTGCGCGAACTGTTGCTCACCCACATTCCGCCGTGGACGTCTCGCGAGGACGTCATCAGCGAGGCCAAGGCCGAGTTCCACGGTCCCGTGCATGCGGTGGTGTGCGGTGAGACCTTCGAGATCAAGCACTTTTAAAGCTCGAACATTAGGGTTGACCGGTGTCTACACGAGAAGACGGCCGCCTCGACGACGAGCTGCGCCCGGTGGTCATCACCCGCGGGTTCACGTCCAACCCGGCCGGATCGGTGCTCGTTGAATTCGGCCGCACCAAGGTCATGTGCGCAGCGAGCGTGGTCGAAGGCGTGCCGCGCTGGCGCAAAGAATCCGGATTAGGTTGGCTCACAGCCGAATACGCGATGCTGCCGGCGGCTACCCATACTCGCGGCGACCGGGAATCGGTGAGGGGCCGGCTCAGCGGGCGCACCCAGGAAATCAGCCGGTTGATCGGCCGCTCCCTGCGGGCTTGCATCGACCTCGCGGCGTTAGGGGAGAACACCATCGCGATCGACTGCGATGTGTTGCAAGCCGATGGCGGCACCCGCACCGCGGCTGTCACCGGAGCCTATGTGGCGCTGGCCGACGCGGTGACCTACTTGTCGGCGGCCGGGAAGCTCTCCGATCCGCGGCCGCTGTCGTGCGCGATCGCCGCGGTCAGCGTCGGAGTGGTTGACGGCCGGATCCGTGTCGACCTGGACTACGCGGAAGACGCACGCGCCGAGGTCGACATGAACGTGGTCGCCACCGACACCGGAACCCTGGTCGAGGTGCAGGGCACCGGCGAGGGTGCGACGTTTCCGCGCTCGACGCTGGACAAGCTGCTCGACGCCGCGCTGGGCGCCTGCGACAAGTTGTTCGCCGCGCAGCGGGAAGCGTTGGCGCTGCCGTACCCGGGTGTGCTGCCCGAGGGGCCCGCTGCGCAGAAGGCGTTCGGAACCTGACTGCCCTGCTGGTCGCCAGCCGCAACCGCAAGAAGCTGGCCGAGTTGCGGCGGGTGCTGGACAGTGCTGGTATTGCGGCGCTCAAGCTGATATCGCTCGACGATGTGCCGGCTTTCGACGAGATCCCCGAAACCGGTGCCACGTTCGAGGACAACGCGCTGGCCAAGGCACGCGGCGGGTTCGCTGCCACGGGATTGGCTTGTGTTGCCGACGACTCCGGCTTGGAGGTGGTCGCGTTAAACGGTATGCCCGGGGTGCTGTCGGCGCGCTGGGCCGGCGTGCACGGCGACGACGCCGCCAACACCGCGTTGCTGTTGGCGCAACTGCGTGACGTGCCCGACGAGCGGCGTGGCGCGAGATTTGTGTCGGCGTGCGCGCTGGTATCAGGGTCGGGCGAGGTCGTGGTGCGTGGGGAGTGGCCAGGCGTGATCGCGCGCGAGCCGCGCGGTGACGGTGGTTTCGGCTATGACCCCGTGTTCGTTCCGGAAGGCGAGACACGCACCGCGGCTCAGCTCAGCCCGGCCGAGAAGGACGCGCTTTCACATCGGGGTCGCGCGCTGAGGTTGCTGCTGCCCGCGTTGCGCGCGCTCACCTAACGATTAGCGGCGCGACTGTGCGAATTCACCCGGGACACGTCGCGTGGACCGGACAAAATGGCACAGCCGGCGAGTTAGAGCGCGAAATTCGCCCTGACGCTTCTGGTTTGGAAATGTTCGACGATGATGCCCAGCAGCGGGATAGTGCCGGATAGCAGCACACCAATCGTCTTCGCGATCGGCCAGCGGACCTTGACCGCGAGATTGAATGCGGCCAGCACATAGGTGAAATAAACCCAGCCGTGCACCACCTCGATCCACCGGATTTCGTGGTGGAAAACCAAGTGCGAGACGATCTCGTAACACAGCGCGATCAGCCAGATACCGGTCGTCCACGCCATCACGCGGTAACCCAGCAGGGCCGTGCGGATCTTTTCGACGGGCACGGCCGGCGCGGCCGGCCGCGCCTCGTGGCTCTCGGGCGTGGTCATGTGGTGGTCCTCTTCTGTCTTTCGTGGTCTGACCTGGCCAGCTCGGCAAGGTAAGCGTTGTATTCCCGCAGCGCCGGATCGTCGACCGGTGGCGGCGCGGGCTGCGGCCGCTCGGGTAGCAGTCCGGGTGGTATCTCGGTCATGACGTGGTGCTTGCGCGGCTGCGGGGGCGCTTCCTCATAGCGGACGAACTTGCAGTATGCGTACACACAGAACCCTGCAAATAGCGGCCACTGCAGTGCGTACCCGAGGTTCTGGAAGGTTCCCGACGCCGACTGGAATCTGGTCCACTGCCACCAGCCCAGGGCAAGGCAGCCAGCGGCGGCGATGATGACCAGCGCGATCAGTGCGGGCCTTCGACGACGCGTAGTGGACACCTTTCGACGGTACCGTGGTGCAGCTCAGGCGCGTGTCGTGACCTGGCGCGACGCACACGTTGAGGCGTGCCACCGCGGACGTGCGGTAGACGGTGACACTCCGCGCTTGTCCGGCGTCGCGCATAGCGTCGCTGCCGCGACCGGACCGCGGATGTTCGGCCGGCCGGGTGGAGATGATTGCTTGGTTTGTGGGCCACAACTTAGTCGGCGCCACCGACCGATCGGCCATTCGAATTAGGCGTTACGATCGGTGGGTCCCGCGGGCGTGATGGAACTGGGATACATGCCGGTTTTAGGTGCCGGTGCTCGAAAGAGCATGAGGGTTCGAATCCCTCCGCCCGCACTGATTAAGTGTGCTTAACTGTGTTGGCACACAATGGCTTTCATATTGGCGAGTTACCCCCAGGGCCGATAGTGGACACAGCTTTCGGCATGGTGTGACGGCCGCGGCCCCGAGATCGCGGCCGAACCAGTTGCGGGTAGGTGTGCCACATCAACTCTTTTGGCTTGCTGCTTTTGACATCCATTGCTGCACAAGCATATTGACGCGCTCACAGGTGATACGCAGGGTTCTTGCGCACCAGCGCTTTCGGGGGCTCCGACAGCCGAAAACAGCCATGATCACCACCAGGGCCACCAGGCCGGTCGTCGGCGTCGTCGCAGTGCGACGTTCATCGGCAGGCGGGCGTGGCGGCGTGGCTCTGTTCAGCAGCCGCGATGAGTTTGTACCATTCCGTCTTACGGCGATGTCGCCGCGGCACACGAACGGTTACCCTGCCGCGTTGAGGCTGTGGCAATACGCTTAATGCCGGCGTCTCCGCGAAGGAGAGGGATCATGCGGCGGTTGTGGTCTCCGAGAACGGCTGTCAGCGTGCCGACCCGGAATCCGTGGGACGCGAGGGCGTCCGCGGTCCTTGCGACGATGTCTGGCGGCCCGCTTCTCCCGCGGCACGGCTTTGGGACGTGGCCCTGATGAACTGGTCAGATGGTGCGGCCACGGCGTTCGGCGTCCTGCTGACGATCGGATTGGCCGGCCTGGCGTTGGTCGTGATGGATTTCTTCGCGGGCCCGACGCGAGAGGCCGAGCAGCCGGCACAGATCCTGGCTGGTCCGCGACACCGCTACCGCCACTGGCGCACCGAGCAAGCCTGGGCCGTTGCCGACCGGAAACTGCCGCGACGGGAGTTGAAAGCCGACGCGCGGGCGTGGGGTCAGGCCGCGGAGGCCGAGGCGGTGGCCGCCCAGGCGCGGGCGCGGGCCGGCGCCGCCGAGGCCGAGGCCCTGGCCGCCGAAGCCGGAATTTTGGCGGCCCAGGCCGACGCGCTGGCCGCCCAGGCGCGGGCGCAAGCCGAGGCCGCCGAGGCCGAGGCCCTGGCCACCAAGGAGCGGGAGCGGGCGCGGGCGCAAGCCGAGGCCGCCGAGGCCGAGGCGGCGGCTGCCGAGGCGCGGGCGCGGGGGCAAGCCGGCCAGGCCGAGGCCCTGGCCGCCCAGGCGAGGGAGCGGGCGCGGGCGCGGACCGAAGCCGCCGAAGCCGAGGCGCTGGCCGCACAGGCGCGGGCGCAAGCGGAGGCCGCCGAGGCCGAGGCGCTGGCCGCCGAGGCGCGGGCGCGGGCGGCTGCTGGAGAAGCGGAAGCTCTGGCCGCCGAGGCGCGGGCGCAAGCGGAGGCCGCCGAGGCCGAGGCGGTGGCCGCCGAGGCGCGGGCGCGGGGACAAGCCAGCCAGGCCGAGGCGCTGGCAGCTCAGGCGCGGGAGCGGGCGCGGGAGCGGGCGAAAGCCGCCGAGGCCGAAGCTCTGGCCGCCGAGGCCCGGGCGCGGGCCGAGGCCGCCGAGGCCGAAGCGGTGGCCGCCGAGGCGCGGGCGCGGGGACAAGCCGCCGAGGCCGAAGCGGTGGCCGCCGAGGCGCGGGCGCTGGCGATCAGGCTGCGGCTTGAGGCCGAAGCCAGTGCCAAGCCGCCTCGCCGGCCCGACTAGGGCATGCGCTCAAGCGCGATTCGCCGCGCCACCGCCACGCTGTCGCGCGGCCCACTGCAACTTCTCAGCGGTCGCGGCCGCCCCGGTGGACAAACCAGATGCTTAAGGCGACGGAAGCGACCACGGCGATGCTGAGCAAGACGGTGGTTGTCATCGCCATAATCTATTCGGTGGGCTCCGAGCACCCGGTCATCCGCACGGAGAGCCGACGGCCGGGCGGGATAACGCCGCGCGCTAGACGGGATGGGCAGCGAACCATCCCAGCAACAAGTCAGCGACGGCATCGGGCTGTTCGTCGGGTATCCAGTGAGACACGCCCCGCAGAATCTCGGCGAGCGTTGGTGTCGTAGCGGATTCGCCCCGGGTCGCGCCGACGCACCCCAAGCGCCACGTCAGCATTGCGTCTCGATCTTGAAGTCTGCCGTCTTCGGGGTAGACGGGTCTTCCGTATTGGTCCCTTGCGCGGTGCCGGTGATTCTGTAGGTGCCGTTGGTGAAAGTCGCCTCCGCCTTGCCGACACCGGCGTCGGCAAGGCCGGTGAAGCCGTCGACGTTGTTGATGTTGACGCTCTCGGCTTTCGGGTCATCAGACCCTAGCCGCAGCATGGCCTGCACATTGCCCGGGGCCGCGCCGATGTCGACGGTCACCAGCCACTCAACTTGAGTGCACGACACGGCATGTGAGGTCCGGGTATTGCCGTCGACGGTGATCCGAGCGGTTTTCGGGGGCACGGTTTCAGTGCGCGAACATCCCAGACCGCCGGCAAGAACGGCCAAAGCGACCACCGCCGTCGCGACCAACCGGTGTTTCACCGGGCACCTCCGTTCCCACAGCCACGCGCTGCTGTTCGGCTGCACCAGTTTCTACCAGCTCGGCGCGTGCTTTGCGGGGTTATCCACGGTGCTGCCCGGTTGCCGTATGCCTTACAGTTGACGGATCAGTGCGACAACTTCACCGGCTGTCTCGGAGGCGCGTTGCCGAAAAGCATGACCCAGCCCGTCGCTGCCGCCAGTGGCCCCTGGGGGATCCAGCGGTGAGCGCGGCGTTGTCCATACCCCGATACCCCCATGACGTTACCCGTGACTGGCTTGCGGCCATCCTCCGCGACCGTGGGACGCCGGTCGAGGTCTCCGAGGTGACCGTGGTGCCCATCGGTACCGGACAGACGGGTGCGACGTTTCGGGTGTCAGTCGGCTACGGCGCGGCCCCTGCGGGTTTGCCGGATACCTTCGTCATAAAATTGCCGGCTCAGGACGACGCCGTGCGTGACCGCGTCGTCATCGGTTACCGCAGCGAGTGTGCCTTCTACTCCACAATCGCCGAGCGGGTGCAGATCCCGACACCGCAGTGCTTCTACTGCGAGATCACCGAAGATGCCACGCAATATGCGCTGCTGCTCGCCGATCAGGCGCCGGCTGTGCAGGGCGATCAAATCGCGGGCTGTAACGAGCGGGAGGCCCGACTTGCGGTGAGGGCGCTGGCTGGTCTGCACGGCCCGAGCTGGTGCGATCCGGCGTGGCTGGATTTCCCCGGCATCGCCTTCGCGCGGCCGGATGAGGCGTCCGCCCAGGGTCTCGGCGAGGTCGCCCGAATGAGTGCCGATATCACGCTGGGCAAGCTCGGCGACCGGATGAGCGCAGTAGACCGCGAAACCTTCACCAGCATAATGGATTTGGTCAGACCCTGGCTCTTGGCAGAACGCGACCGATTCGCGTTGCTGCATGGCGACTACCGGCTCGACAACATGCTGTTCGACCGCCGGGCCAACACCGTCACCGTCGTCGATTGGCAGACGCTCGGCGTGGGGCTGCCGGCACGCGATCTCGCCTACTTCACGGCCACCAGTCTGAGCCCGGATCTGCGTTCGGCGATCGAAGAGGATCTTGTCGAGGAGTATCACCGGATGTTGTCCGGCTACGGCGTCACCGACTATGACGGTGAAACGTGTTGGCGTGACTACCGACTCGGCATGCCGCAAGCACCGCTGATATCTGCGCTAGGTTTCGCATTCGCCACCGCCACCGACCGCGGCGACGATATGGTGTTGACGATGCTGCAGCGCGGCTGTCGCGCGATCCGCGAGCTTGGGACGCTGGAACTGATCGGCTGAGGATGTGCCGGGGCGAAGGCCGCTTTGCCCGTGTGCCGACCCGAGGGTGCTCTCGGCGCGCGAATGCGCACTTTGTCACTGCTGACGTCGGGCCGCCTTGACCAGGTTGGACCCGATGATCAGCCGTTGGATTTCGCTCGTCCCTTCATATAGGCGCAAGAGTCGGACGTCGCGATAGATCCGTTCGACGGGCACTTCACGCATGTAGCCGCTGCCGCCGTGGATCTGCACCGCCAGGTCGGCTACCTTTCCCGCCATTTCGGTGCAGAAAAGCTTCGCCGCCGACGGTGCGATGCGGCGATCCTGGTTAGTCTCCCATTGCCGAGCGGTGTCGCGCACGAGCGCCCGCCCGGCCAGTACCCCGGTTTGCTGGTCGGCGATCATCGCCTGCACCAATTGGAAGTTGCCAATCGGTTCGCCACCCTGTGTGGCGGTGGCCGCGTAGGCCACCGATTCGTCGAGTGCGCGCTGCGCGGTTCCCACGGCGAGTGCGGCGATGTGTATCCGCCCGCGCGCGAGCGAGGTCATCGCCGCTCGATAGCCGATGTCCGCACTGCCGCCGACCAGCGCACCTGCCGGAATCCGGACATCGGTGAAGCTGACATCGGCCGTCCACGCACCTTCCTGACCCATCTTGGCGTCTTTGGCGCCGACCACCACGCCCGGCGTATTCGCGGGAACGAGGAATACCGCGATGCCGGGATTACTGTCGTCGGCGGGCCGGGTTCGCGCGAAAACCACGAACAGATCGGCGACCGGTGCATTGGTGATGAACCGCTTCTGGCCGGAGATAACCCAATCATCGCCGACGCGAACGGCTTTCGTGCGCAGCCCGGACGGATTCGATCCCGCGCCCGGTTCGGTGAGCGCGAATGAGGCGACGACGTCGCCGGAGGCCATCGGCTCGAGCCAGCGGCTCTTCTGCTCCTCGGTGCCGAATCCGACGAGCACCTGGCCGGCGATGCCGTTGTTGGTGCCGAACATCGACCGCAACGCCAGCGAGGTATAGCCCAATTCCATCGCCAGCTCGACGTCTTGGATCAGGTTCAGGCCCAGACCGCCCCACTTCTGCGGGATCGCATACCCGAAGAGACCCATCTTCTTGGCTTGATCGCGCAGGTCGTCGGGCACTTTGTCGTCGGCCAGAATCTCTCGCTCGCGTGGGACGACGGCGGTGCGCACGAAACGGCGGGTCTGCGCCAGGATCTCGTGAAAGTCCTCGTCGCTGACTTCGGCCATAGACGGATGCTCCTTCTTGGCAGCGTGCCTGCCCTGGTTGTCCCCGGCAGATCCTATATGAAATATGATGTTGTCCGTGCCGGCCTGGGGCTCGCGCGATCACATGGAACAGAGGACAGGTGGTTAGGTGTCGTTGTTGACCGGCCGCACCGCCGTCGTCACCGGTGGTGCACAAGGATTAGGATTCGCAATCGCGGAACGGTTCATCGCTGAAGGCGCCCGAGTTGTGCTGGGCGACATAAATGTTGAGACAACCGAGGCCGCCGCTAAGCAGTTGGGCGGCGACGATGTCGCGCTAGCCGCGCGCTGCGATGTCACCGTCGCCGCCGACGTCGACGCCCTGGTCGGAGCTGCTGTCGAGCATTTCGGTGGTCTGGACATCATGGTCAACAACGCCGGGATCACCCGCGATGCGACGATGCGCAAGATGACCGAAGAGCAGTTCGACGAGGTCATCGCAGTGCATTTGAAGGGAACCTGGAACGGCACCCGCAAGGCCGCGGCGATCATGCGCGAGAACAAGCGCGGCGCGATCGTGAACATGTCGTCGCTGTCGGGCAAGGTCGGTCTGGTCGGGCAGACCAACTACTCGGCGGCCAAGGCCGGCATCGTCGGCATGACCAAGGCCGCCGCGAAGGAGCTCGCTCATCTCGGTGTACGGGTGAACGCCATTGCACCGGGTTTGATCCGCTCAGCTATGACTGAGGCTATGCCGCAACGTATTTGGGACGAAAAGGTTGCCGAGGTCCCGATGGGTAGGGCAGGTGAACCTTACGAGGTCGCCAACGTCGCATTGTTCTTGGCTTCCGATTGGTCGTCGTACATGACCGGGACGGTGATCGAGGTTACCGGGGGGAGGTTCATGTGAGCGGGCCGACGGAGGCTGTGATCTGTGAACCAGTGCGTACCCCGATCGGCCGTTACGGGGGAATGTTCAAGTCGCTGAGCGCCGTCGACCTCGGCGTCACTGCGCTGAAAGGGTTGCTCGACCGCACGCAACTCGCGCCGGAATCCGTGCGGGACGTCATCCTCGGCCACTGCTATCCCAGCAGCGAGGCCCCTGCGATCGGCCGCGTGGTGGCGCTCGACGCCGGTCTGCCCGTGACTGTTCCCGGTATGCAGATCGACCGTCGCTGCGGCTCTGGACTACAGGCGGTGATCCAGGCCTGTCTGCAGGTGAGCAGCGGCGACCACGATCTCGTCGTCGCCGGCGGCACCGAGAGCATGAGTAATGTCGTCTTCTATTCCACCGATATGCGTTGGGGCGGCGCCCGCACGGGCATCAAGGTGCACGACGGGCTGGTCCGTGGACGTACCACCGCGGGTGGCCGAAGCTACCCGGTCCCGGGCGGAATGCTGGAGACTGCGGAGAATTTGCGCCGCCAGTACAATATTTCGCGCACCGAACAAGACGAGCTTGCGGCCACCTCACACCAGCGGGCTGTCGCTGCGCAGAAGGACGGCATCTTCGCGGAAGAGATCATCCCGGTCGCGGTGCAATCCCGTCAGGGCGAGCAGCTGATCGACACTGACGAGCATCCCCGCGCCGACACCACGGTCGAGTCGTTGGCCAAGCTCAAACCGGTTCTGCTGCAAGATGACCCGGACGCGACGGTCACCGCAGGCAATGCCAGCGGACAAAACGACGCCGCATCGATGTGTGTGGTCACTACCCGGGAAAAGGCCGGCGAGCTGGGGTTGACGCCACTGGTTCGCCTGGTGTCGTGGGCCGTCGCCGGTGTGCCGCCCACAGTGATGGGCATCGGTCCGGTGCCGGCGACCGAGTTGGCGCTGGCCAGGGCGAATCTGCGGCTGGCCGATATCGACCTGATCGAACTCAACGAAGCATTTGCGGCTCAAGCCATCGCGGTGATGCGGGAGTGGAAATTCAGCGCCGCCGACCGGGACCGAACCAACGTCCTCGGTTCCGGGATTTCGCTGGGTCACCCGGTTGGGGCGACCGGCGCCAGGATGCTCACCACGTTGGCTCGCGAGCTCAACCGGCGCCAAGCGCGCTATGGTCTGGAAACCATGTGCATCGGCGGGGGCCAAGGCCTCGCCGCGGTCTTCGAACGGGTCACCTCCGGATG encodes:
- the murI gene encoding glutamate racemase is translated as MTSQLAPIGIFDSGVGGLTVARAIIDQLPDEDIIYVGDTANGPYGPLTIPEIRAHALAIGDDLVDRGVKALVIACNSASSACLRDARERYDVPVVEVILPAVRRAVAATRNGRIGVIGTRATIASHSYQDAFAAAPDTEITAVACPRFVDFVERGITSGRQVLGLAEGYLEPLQRAGVDTLVLGCTHYPLLSGIIQLAMGESVTLVSSAEETAKQLVRVLTEQELLRPHDAPPATRVFEATGDPDAFTKLAARFLGPAITSVQPVHRHSPAH
- a CDS encoding cyclic nucleotide-degrading phosphodiesterase → MTVRMTVLGCSGSVVGPDSPASGYLLRAPDTPPLVIDFGGGVLGALQHQTDPASVHVLLSHLHADHCLDLPGLFVWRRYHPTPPEGKALMYGPSDTWARLGAASSPYGGEIDDFSDVFEIRHWVDGEPVTVGALTVLPRVVAHPTESYGLRITDPGGATFVYSGDTGCCDSLVELARDADVFLCEASWTHSPKRPCNLHMSGTEAGRVATEAGVRELLLTHIPPWTSREDVISEAKAEFHGPVHAVVCGETFEIKHF
- the rph gene encoding ribonuclease PH is translated as MSTREDGRLDDELRPVVITRGFTSNPAGSVLVEFGRTKVMCAASVVEGVPRWRKESGLGWLTAEYAMLPAATHTRGDRESVRGRLSGRTQEISRLIGRSLRACIDLAALGENTIAIDCDVLQADGGTRTAAVTGAYVALADAVTYLSAAGKLSDPRPLSCAIAAVSVGVVDGRIRVDLDYAEDARAEVDMNVVATDTGTLVEVQGTGEGATFPRSTLDKLLDAALGACDKLFAAQREALALPYPGVLPEGPAAQKAFGT
- the rdgB gene encoding RdgB/HAM1 family non-canonical purine NTP pyrophosphatase; translated protein: MTALLVASRNRKKLAELRRVLDSAGIAALKLISLDDVPAFDEIPETGATFEDNALAKARGGFAATGLACVADDSGLEVVALNGMPGVLSARWAGVHGDDAANTALLLAQLRDVPDERRGARFVSACALVSGSGEVVVRGEWPGVIAREPRGDGGFGYDPVFVPEGETRTAAQLSPAEKDALSHRGRALRLLLPALRALT
- a CDS encoding DUF3817 domain-containing protein, whose product is MTTPESHEARPAAPAVPVEKIRTALLGYRVMAWTTGIWLIALCYEIVSHLVFHHEIRWIEVVHGWVYFTYVLAAFNLAVKVRWPIAKTIGVLLSGTIPLLGIIVEHFQTRSVRANFAL
- a CDS encoding lipoprotein LprD, which codes for MSTTRRRRPALIALVIIAAAGCLALGWWQWTRFQSASGTFQNLGYALQWPLFAGFCVYAYCKFVRYEEAPPQPRKHHVMTEIPPGLLPERPQPAPPPVDDPALREYNAYLAELARSDHERQKRTTT
- a CDS encoding lipoprotein LpqH, which encodes MQPNSSAWLWERRCPVKHRLVATAVVALAVLAGGLGCSRTETVPPKTARITVDGNTRTSHAVSCTQVEWLVTVDIGAAPGNVQAMLRLGSDDPKAESVNINNVDGFTGLADAGVGKAEATFTNGTYRITGTAQGTNTEDPSTPKTADFKIETQC
- a CDS encoding phosphotransferase family protein, whose amino-acid sequence is MSAALSIPRYPHDVTRDWLAAILRDRGTPVEVSEVTVVPIGTGQTGATFRVSVGYGAAPAGLPDTFVIKLPAQDDAVRDRVVIGYRSECAFYSTIAERVQIPTPQCFYCEITEDATQYALLLADQAPAVQGDQIAGCNEREARLAVRALAGLHGPSWCDPAWLDFPGIAFARPDEASAQGLGEVARMSADITLGKLGDRMSAVDRETFTSIMDLVRPWLLAERDRFALLHGDYRLDNMLFDRRANTVTVVDWQTLGVGLPARDLAYFTATSLSPDLRSAIEEDLVEEYHRMLSGYGVTDYDGETCWRDYRLGMPQAPLISALGFAFATATDRGDDMVLTMLQRGCRAIRELGTLELIG
- a CDS encoding acyl-CoA dehydrogenase family protein — encoded protein: MAEVSDEDFHEILAQTRRFVRTAVVPREREILADDKVPDDLRDQAKKMGLFGYAIPQKWGGLGLNLIQDVELAMELGYTSLALRSMFGTNNGIAGQVLVGFGTEEQKSRWLEPMASGDVVASFALTEPGAGSNPSGLRTKAVRVGDDWVISGQKRFITNAPVADLFVVFARTRPADDSNPGIAVFLVPANTPGVVVGAKDAKMGQEGAWTADVSFTDVRIPAGALVGGSADIGYRAAMTSLARGRIHIAALAVGTAQRALDESVAYAATATQGGEPIGNFQLVQAMIADQQTGVLAGRALVRDTARQWETNQDRRIAPSAAKLFCTEMAGKVADLAVQIHGGSGYMREVPVERIYRDVRLLRLYEGTSEIQRLIIGSNLVKAARRQQ
- the fabG gene encoding 3-oxoacyl-ACP reductase FabG, whose product is MSLLTGRTAVVTGGAQGLGFAIAERFIAEGARVVLGDINVETTEAAAKQLGGDDVALAARCDVTVAADVDALVGAAVEHFGGLDIMVNNAGITRDATMRKMTEEQFDEVIAVHLKGTWNGTRKAAAIMRENKRGAIVNMSSLSGKVGLVGQTNYSAAKAGIVGMTKAAAKELAHLGVRVNAIAPGLIRSAMTEAMPQRIWDEKVAEVPMGRAGEPYEVANVALFLASDWSSYMTGTVIEVTGGRFM
- a CDS encoding acetyl-CoA C-acetyltransferase, whose protein sequence is MSGPTEAVICEPVRTPIGRYGGMFKSLSAVDLGVTALKGLLDRTQLAPESVRDVILGHCYPSSEAPAIGRVVALDAGLPVTVPGMQIDRRCGSGLQAVIQACLQVSSGDHDLVVAGGTESMSNVVFYSTDMRWGGARTGIKVHDGLVRGRTTAGGRSYPVPGGMLETAENLRRQYNISRTEQDELAATSHQRAVAAQKDGIFAEEIIPVAVQSRQGEQLIDTDEHPRADTTVESLAKLKPVLLQDDPDATVTAGNASGQNDAASMCVVTTREKAGELGLTPLVRLVSWAVAGVPPTVMGIGPVPATELALARANLRLADIDLIELNEAFAAQAIAVMREWKFSAADRDRTNVLGSGISLGHPVGATGARMLTTLARELNRRQARYGLETMCIGGGQGLAAVFERVTSG